In Actinomycetes bacterium, the DNA window CGCAGTCACGCTGTTCCCCGTGGTCAAGCGGCAGAACGAGGGCTTCGCCCTGGGCTTCGTCGCCAGCCGCACCGTGGAAGCCACCATGATCTTCACCGGTGTCGTCAGCCTCGTGTCGCTCATGCACCTGCGCCAGGACCTCGGAACTGCAGCCGGCGCGGACTCCGGAGCGCTCGTAGCCAACGGCCTGTCGCTCGTGTCGACCTACAACGCAACCTTCCAGCTCGGACAGACCCTCATGCCGTCGATCAACGCCGTCCTCCTCGGCTACCTGATGTACCGGTCCGGTCTCGTCCCGCGCATCCTCCCGACGATGGGACTCATCGGTGCCCCGCTGCTCATGAGCGCCACGCTGGCGACCGTGCTCGGCTACAACCAGCCGCTCTCCGCCTGGTCCGCGCTCGCCACGC includes these proteins:
- a CDS encoding DUF4386 domain-containing protein, with protein sequence MTTAVRTAPPTKVPMTSTRKTALVAGIFYLITFISIPTLGLYGHLKTDRSFVLGSGSDSGVLWGCLLEIIVGIAGIGTAVTLFPVVKRQNEGFALGFVASRTVEATMIFTGVVSLVSLMHLRQDLGTAAGADSGALVANGLSLVSTYNATFQLGQTLMPSINAVLLGYLMYRSGLVPRILPTMGLIGAPLLMSATLATVLGYNQPLSAWSALATLPVAVWELSLGVWLTFKGFKPTPITAAIDT